One Sagittula stellata E-37 genomic window carries:
- a CDS encoding cytochrome-c peroxidase, with amino-acid sequence MPLTTHFLKHLTRFAAACCATTVLTVAPVLADTLDADDFTRFDPAQARLGRLLFYDKILSGNMNISCATCHHHSLHGADGVSLGIGEGGYGLGPDRLSGLVGTTRVQARIPRNAPALWNLGHVDRRVLFHDGRVEKDASQPSGFRTPAKDQTPLGLNSPLAAQALFPMTSGDEMKGRPGDNPVADAFETSFTEGWETITQRVRDNPGYQAAFLVAYPEMSSADDIGIVDIVNAIASFIGTEWQSFDSPYDAYVRDGTPLEPLAERGRELFFGDAGCVNCHSGPLFTDQNFYAAGVPQFGPGRKFDGNPLPVDMGRMETTRDPADAYKFRVPSLRNVTLTGPWGHNGAYSNLRDMIRHMCDPVTTRAGWTPGMARLPDVPWLSTEDFTIVTHREEQQRQSTTLDIVPVEMIDEDIDALEAFLGALTGKTALQRPLGRPARVPSGLPVD; translated from the coding sequence ATGCCTCTGACAACGCATTTTCTGAAGCACCTGACGCGGTTCGCCGCAGCTTGCTGCGCAACGACAGTCCTGACGGTCGCACCCGTCCTTGCCGACACACTGGACGCCGACGATTTCACCCGCTTCGACCCGGCGCAGGCGCGCCTTGGCCGGTTGCTGTTCTACGACAAGATTCTGTCCGGCAACATGAACATCAGTTGCGCCACCTGCCACCATCATAGCCTGCACGGCGCCGACGGCGTAAGCCTCGGCATCGGCGAGGGCGGCTATGGTCTCGGTCCGGACCGTCTGTCCGGGCTGGTCGGCACGACCCGCGTGCAGGCCCGTATCCCGCGCAACGCACCGGCTCTGTGGAACCTCGGCCATGTCGACAGGCGCGTGCTGTTCCACGACGGAAGGGTCGAAAAGGACGCCAGCCAGCCTTCGGGCTTCCGGACACCGGCGAAGGATCAGACACCGCTTGGACTGAATTCGCCGCTTGCGGCGCAGGCGCTGTTCCCGATGACCTCCGGCGACGAGATGAAGGGCCGCCCGGGCGACAACCCCGTGGCCGATGCCTTCGAAACCAGCTTTACAGAAGGGTGGGAAACCATCACGCAGCGCGTGCGCGACAACCCCGGATACCAGGCCGCATTCCTTGTCGCCTACCCGGAGATGAGCAGCGCGGACGACATCGGCATCGTGGACATCGTCAACGCCATCGCCTCGTTCATCGGGACGGAATGGCAGAGCTTCGACAGCCCCTACGATGCCTACGTGCGGGACGGCACGCCGCTCGAACCGCTGGCGGAACGGGGGAGAGAGCTGTTCTTCGGCGACGCAGGTTGCGTGAATTGCCACAGCGGCCCCCTGTTCACCGACCAGAACTTCTATGCGGCGGGCGTTCCCCAGTTTGGCCCCGGTCGCAAGTTCGACGGCAATCCCCTGCCGGTGGACATGGGCCGGATGGAAACCACGCGCGACCCGGCGGATGCCTACAAGTTCCGCGTTCCAAGCCTGCGTAACGTGACGTTGACCGGGCCTTGGGGGCACAACGGCGCTTACAGCAACTTGCGCGACATGATCCGCCACATGTGCGATCCGGTCACGACTCGCGCCGGCTGGACACCAGGGATGGCCCGGCTACCCGATGTGCCTTGGCTGAGCACCGAGGATTTCACCATCGTGACCCATCGCGAAGAGCAACAGCGTCAAAGCACGACGCTGGACATCGTCCCCGTAGAGATGATCGACGAGGACATTGACGCCCTCGAAGCCTTTCTTGGCGCGCTGACCGGCAAGACGGCCCTGCAGCGCCCCCTTGGTCGGCCAGCTCGGGTGCCAAGCGGTCTGCCGGTCGACTGA
- a CDS encoding cupin domain-containing protein, whose protein sequence is MSNLVALDTSPGFAPRESLPLPERLISGRPSFKTWAQDESRGGTVLTGIWEATPGETHSIKGTTFEFCHILSGAIEIEETGGETHKYSAGDSFVMKPGFTGVWRTLETVRKIYVVVQD, encoded by the coding sequence ATGTCCAATCTCGTCGCACTCGACACCAGTCCTGGTTTCGCGCCCAGAGAATCCCTGCCCCTGCCGGAACGGCTGATCTCGGGAAGGCCCAGCTTCAAGACCTGGGCGCAGGACGAATCGCGCGGCGGTACGGTGTTGACCGGGATCTGGGAAGCCACGCCGGGTGAAACCCATTCGATCAAGGGGACGACCTTCGAATTCTGTCATATTCTGTCCGGCGCCATCGAGATCGAAGAAACGGGCGGCGAGACCCACAAATACAGCGCGGGCGACAGTTTCGTCATGAAACCCGGCTTCACAGGCGTGTGGCGCACGCTCGAAACCGTCCGCAAAATCTACGTTGTGGTTCAGGATTGA
- a CDS encoding ABC transporter ATP-binding protein, translating into MVAGGHSASAPTVALSVRDLTVRLPDGMERHNAIENISFDLHRGQILCVIGESGSGKSVTANTVMGLLPKAMTTSSGSITLEGREIVGMGAEELRSIRGRVVSMIFQDPLSALNPLMTVGAQIDEAMAAHGVGSVVSRRERAIELLTEVGLPDPALMYHQYPFRLSGGQRQRVMIAMALSLEPTILIADEPTTALDVTTQAQILTLIKDIQRRKGMSVMFITHDFGVVAEIADSVVVMEKGHVVERGKADKVLTAPDHPYTKRLIAAVPHLSAEDQTRPTAAAEAKPLLQVHNLVKTYRSGSRLLRTERVVPAVQDVSFEVRPGHTLGVVGESGSGKSSLGRLLNRLMDTDSGAIVFEGRDIAKLPESVFRSLRPKIQMIFQDPFASLNPRMTVGTILTVGPKAHGMPARKARDEAKALLDLVGLDARAYDRYPHEFSGGQRQRIGIARALMFKPQLLIADEAVSALDVSIQAQILELLDRIQRDTGVAMIFITHDLRVASQICDEIAVMQKGRIVEFGRPSQIFFNPTADYTRELVAAIPGEHFDDKTKAPAPAGDQKIVHISQQGKQT; encoded by the coding sequence ATGGTCGCAGGAGGTCACTCCGCATCCGCCCCCACCGTCGCCCTGTCGGTCCGCGATCTGACGGTGCGCCTGCCCGACGGGATGGAGCGGCATAACGCGATCGAGAACATCTCCTTCGATCTGCACCGCGGCCAGATCCTCTGCGTGATCGGCGAATCCGGCTCCGGCAAGTCGGTCACGGCGAACACTGTCATGGGGCTGCTGCCCAAGGCCATGACGACCAGTTCGGGGTCGATCACGCTGGAAGGCCGCGAGATCGTCGGCATGGGCGCCGAAGAGTTGCGCAGCATCCGTGGACGGGTCGTTTCGATGATCTTCCAGGACCCGCTCTCGGCGCTGAATCCGCTGATGACCGTGGGCGCGCAGATCGACGAGGCAATGGCCGCGCATGGCGTCGGCTCGGTCGTGTCGCGCCGCGAACGCGCCATCGAGCTGCTAACCGAGGTCGGCCTGCCCGACCCGGCGCTGATGTACCACCAGTATCCCTTCCGGCTGTCCGGCGGGCAGCGGCAGCGGGTGATGATCGCCATGGCGCTTTCGCTGGAGCCCACGATCCTGATCGCCGACGAACCGACCACTGCACTGGACGTGACCACGCAGGCGCAGATCCTGACGCTGATCAAGGACATCCAGCGCCGCAAGGGCATGAGCGTGATGTTCATCACCCATGACTTCGGCGTCGTGGCCGAGATCGCCGACAGCGTCGTGGTGATGGAAAAGGGCCATGTCGTCGAACGCGGCAAGGCGGACAAGGTGCTGACCGCGCCGGACCACCCCTATACCAAACGGTTGATCGCTGCGGTGCCGCATCTGAGCGCCGAAGACCAGACGCGCCCGACCGCCGCCGCGGAGGCCAAGCCGCTGCTTCAGGTTCACAACCTGGTCAAGACCTATCGCAGCGGGAGCCGCCTGTTGCGGACCGAACGCGTGGTGCCCGCCGTACAGGACGTGTCCTTCGAGGTGCGCCCCGGTCATACGCTTGGCGTTGTCGGAGAAAGCGGGTCGGGCAAATCTTCGCTCGGGCGGCTGCTCAATCGCCTGATGGACACCGATTCCGGCGCGATCGTCTTTGAGGGACGCGACATCGCCAAGCTGCCGGAATCCGTTTTCCGCAGCCTGCGACCGAAGATCCAGATGATCTTTCAGGATCCGTTCGCCTCGCTGAACCCCCGGATGACCGTGGGCACGATCCTCACGGTCGGACCGAAGGCGCACGGCATGCCGGCCAGGAAAGCACGGGACGAGGCCAAGGCCCTTCTCGACCTCGTCGGTCTCGATGCCCGCGCCTACGACCGCTACCCGCACGAGTTTTCCGGCGGACAGCGCCAGCGCATCGGCATTGCCCGCGCGCTGATGTTCAAGCCACAGCTTCTGATCGCCGACGAGGCGGTCTCGGCGCTGGACGTGTCGATCCAGGCACAGATTCTCGAACTGCTCGACCGGATCCAGCGGGATACCGGCGTGGCAATGATCTTCATCACCCACGATCTGCGCGTCGCAAGCCAGATCTGCGACGAGATCGCGGTGATGCAGAAGGGCCGGATCGTCGAGTTCGGCCGCCCCTCGCAGATCTTCTTCAATCCCACGGCCGACTACACGCGGGAATTGGTGGCAGCGATTCCGGGGGAACACTTCGACGACAAGACCAAGGCGCCTGCCCCGGCGGGCGACCAGAAAATAGTCCATATTTCACAACAGGGGAAACAGACATGA
- a CDS encoding peptide ABC transporter substrate-binding protein, producing MTSTKKTGSGLTRRQTLRMMAAGGAIGMVAPNLLGKPAFAQTPPSEPTGRIVVGLSQEPTVFNPLMPHIETDDGVAFSLFDALFRITPDGEIVPNLATEVPTIDNGGLSEDGLEWRIKLRDDVKWHDGEPFTAEDVKFTLELIVDPDFRAWRTTGHDLVRDIEVVSPTEIKWRMEEPFAPYLSFLTETFILPEHILGQAEDPNEAPFNQAPVGTGAFKWDSRQPGDNLSLVANPDYHGDGPYIEQLVFKYIPDMTVLYTQFRSGEIDLVGQAYITPDNYEEAKGLDGRVVTLVPRGTLESIYLNQALPVFQDKAVREALYYAIDRQSIIDILYFGVPKPAETFMPETSAYYNPDLPEQEFDLDKARSILDEAGWVPGSDGIREKDGMRLTFSNSTTTGAHLREQTQQFLQQTFAEIGAEMTIENLPPAVMWGDFWGQSQFESTMVGITYLIGSDPDVTNRFHSKAIAAKNGSGSNNAQYSNPKVDELLEEGAQTFDVERRKEIYKEVQAIIRDDLPFLPLFRYTNVYGRKEGLEGFEPNPNTRTESSHAALWYWG from the coding sequence ATGACCAGCACCAAGAAGACCGGATCGGGCCTCACCAGGCGCCAGACACTGCGCATGATGGCCGCAGGCGGCGCAATCGGCATGGTGGCACCCAACCTCCTGGGCAAGCCCGCCTTCGCGCAGACACCTCCGTCTGAGCCCACGGGCCGCATCGTCGTCGGCCTGTCGCAGGAACCGACCGTGTTCAACCCGCTGATGCCGCACATCGAAACCGATGACGGCGTCGCCTTCTCTCTGTTCGACGCGCTGTTCCGCATCACGCCCGACGGCGAAATCGTTCCGAACCTCGCGACCGAGGTGCCGACGATCGACAACGGCGGCCTGTCCGAGGATGGCCTCGAATGGCGGATCAAGCTGCGCGACGACGTCAAGTGGCACGACGGAGAACCCTTCACCGCCGAAGACGTGAAATTCACGCTCGAACTGATTGTCGATCCCGATTTCCGCGCTTGGCGCACCACAGGCCACGATCTGGTCCGCGACATCGAAGTCGTCTCTCCGACCGAGATCAAATGGCGGATGGAAGAGCCTTTCGCGCCCTACCTGTCGTTCCTGACCGAAACCTTCATCCTGCCCGAACACATCCTGGGTCAGGCCGAAGATCCCAACGAGGCGCCGTTCAACCAGGCCCCCGTGGGCACCGGTGCATTTAAGTGGGACTCGCGTCAGCCCGGTGACAACCTCTCGTTGGTGGCCAACCCCGACTATCACGGCGACGGCCCCTACATCGAACAGCTTGTGTTCAAGTACATCCCGGACATGACGGTGCTCTACACCCAGTTCCGCAGCGGCGAGATCGACCTGGTCGGCCAGGCCTACATCACCCCGGACAATTACGAAGAGGCCAAGGGCCTCGACGGGCGCGTCGTGACACTGGTGCCGCGCGGCACGCTCGAGTCGATCTACCTGAACCAGGCGCTGCCGGTGTTCCAGGACAAGGCGGTGCGCGAGGCGCTTTACTATGCCATCGACCGCCAGTCGATCATCGACATCCTGTACTTCGGCGTCCCGAAACCAGCCGAGACCTTCATGCCTGAGACCTCGGCCTACTACAATCCGGACCTGCCCGAGCAGGAGTTCGACCTCGACAAGGCCCGGAGCATCCTGGACGAGGCGGGCTGGGTGCCCGGGTCCGACGGCATCCGCGAAAAGGATGGCATGCGTCTGACCTTCTCCAACTCGACCACGACCGGCGCGCATCTGCGCGAGCAGACGCAGCAGTTCCTGCAGCAGACCTTTGCCGAAATCGGCGCGGAGATGACCATCGAAAACCTGCCGCCGGCCGTGATGTGGGGCGACTTCTGGGGACAGTCCCAGTTCGAATCCACCATGGTAGGCATCACCTACCTGATCGGTTCGGACCCGGATGTCACCAACCGCTTCCACTCCAAGGCAATCGCCGCGAAGAACGGCAGCGGGTCGAACAACGCGCAGTATTCGAACCCCAAAGTCGATGAACTTCTGGAGGAAGGCGCGCAGACGTTCGATGTCGAGCGGCGCAAGGAGATCTACAAGGAAGTGCAGGCGATCATCCGTGACGATCTGCCGTTCCTGCCGCTCTTCCGCTACACAAACGTGTACGGCCGCAAGGAAGGTCTCGAAGGGTTCGAGCCCAACCCGAACACCCGGACGGAGTCTTCGCACGCGGCCCTCTGGTACTGGGGCTGA
- a CDS encoding ABC transporter permease, which produces MAAFLLSRFLQSAILLVIVSIIGFTVLNLMPGGPLSQYALDPGMTQEDMARITEQLGLNRPLYVQYFDWAWGLLQGDWGNSFRDGRPVTAVIARHVPATLLLMGSSSVIAVALGTWIGIRGATHRYSGFDYMATVGAMIALSIPTFWFGLIGIYVFALRLDWLPAGNMYTIGDGSVLNYLHHLILPSVVLALVHIAIWSRFMRGATLDAISQEFVKTARAKGVSERRVVMKHVVGNALLPMITLAGVQIPSLLTGALVTETVFTWPGMGRLFLDSLGYSDYPVVMGLLMFSAMLTIVANLVADITVALVDPRIRLA; this is translated from the coding sequence ATGGCCGCATTCCTCCTGAGCCGTTTCCTGCAAAGCGCCATCCTTTTGGTGATCGTCTCGATCATCGGCTTTACGGTGCTCAACCTGATGCCGGGCGGACCACTGTCGCAATACGCGCTCGACCCCGGCATGACGCAAGAAGACATGGCGCGGATCACCGAGCAGCTGGGACTTAATCGCCCGTTGTACGTTCAGTATTTCGACTGGGCCTGGGGGCTCTTGCAGGGCGACTGGGGCAACTCGTTCCGCGATGGCCGCCCGGTAACGGCGGTGATCGCGAGGCACGTTCCGGCGACGCTGCTGCTGATGGGCTCCTCCTCGGTGATCGCGGTGGCCTTGGGCACCTGGATCGGCATCCGCGGCGCCACGCACCGCTACTCGGGCTTCGACTACATGGCGACGGTCGGCGCGATGATTGCCCTGTCGATCCCCACCTTCTGGTTCGGCCTCATCGGCATCTACGTCTTCGCACTGCGGCTCGACTGGCTGCCCGCGGGCAATATGTACACCATCGGCGACGGGTCGGTGCTGAACTACCTGCACCATCTCATCCTGCCCTCGGTGGTCCTGGCGCTGGTGCATATCGCGATCTGGAGCCGCTTCATGCGCGGCGCCACGCTGGACGCGATCAGCCAGGAATTCGTCAAGACCGCCCGCGCCAAAGGCGTTTCCGAGCGCCGTGTCGTGATGAAGCACGTCGTCGGAAACGCGCTTCTTCCGATGATCACGCTGGCGGGCGTGCAGATCCCGTCGCTGCTGACCGGCGCGCTGGTGACCGAGACGGTCTTTACCTGGCCCGGCATGGGGCGGCTGTTCCTCGATAGCCTCGGCTACAGCGACTACCCGGTCGTGATGGGCCTCCTGATGTTCTCTGCCATGCTGACCATCGTCGCAAACCTCGTCGCCGACATCACCGTTGCGCTGGTCGATCCGCGCATTCGCCTGGCCTGA
- a CDS encoding ABC transporter permease, which translates to MSTTDITTPPLPRWWQSRVARRFFGHRLALLGLILISLLTLACVFGPYLLPYDSLYIDLRARFAPPLTGQHYLGTDPLGRDIAARLLMAGRISLLVGFFAMLLATVMGTLIGVIAGYGGRTVNAVLMRLVDGFLSFPTIFLLLALAVALKPSPVMITVIIALTGWMEVARIVEAEVRSLKEREFVLAGRMLGLGQAHMMFREILPNCMGPIIVAATLTVARAILLEAYISFLGFGIQPPLPSWGNMLNGAQQYLGSAPWLAIIPGAAITIAVTSFNFIGDGLRDALDVRNDNF; encoded by the coding sequence ATGTCCACCACCGACATCACCACGCCCCCACTACCCCGCTGGTGGCAAAGTCGCGTCGCGCGGCGGTTCTTCGGTCACCGTCTGGCCCTGCTGGGGCTGATCCTGATCTCGCTGCTGACATTGGCCTGTGTCTTCGGCCCCTATCTGCTGCCCTACGATTCACTCTACATCGACCTGCGGGCGCGCTTTGCGCCGCCGCTGACAGGGCAGCATTACCTCGGCACCGATCCGCTGGGCCGCGACATCGCCGCGCGGCTCTTGATGGCGGGCCGGATCTCGCTGCTGGTCGGGTTCTTCGCCATGCTCCTGGCGACGGTCATGGGCACGCTGATCGGGGTGATCGCAGGCTATGGCGGGCGCACGGTCAACGCCGTTCTCATGCGCCTCGTCGACGGCTTCCTGTCCTTCCCGACGATCTTCCTGCTGCTGGCGCTCGCCGTGGCGCTGAAACCCAGCCCGGTGATGATCACCGTCATCATCGCCCTCACCGGATGGATGGAGGTCGCCCGCATCGTCGAGGCCGAAGTCCGGTCGCTGAAAGAGCGCGAATTCGTGCTGGCGGGCCGGATGCTGGGACTGGGTCAGGCGCACATGATGTTCCGCGAGATCCTACCCAACTGCATGGGGCCGATCATCGTGGCCGCGACGCTGACGGTGGCACGGGCGATCCTGCTGGAGGCCTACATCAGCTTCCTCGGCTTTGGCATCCAGCCGCCGCTGCCAAGCTGGGGCAACATGCTCAACGGCGCGCAGCAGTATCTGGGCTCCGCTCCTTGGCTGGCGATCATACCCGGCGCCGCGATCACCATCGCCGTGACCAGTTTCAACTTCATCGGCGACGGGCTGCGCGATGCGCTCGACGTCCGCAACGACAACTTCTGA